In Kitasatospora gansuensis, a genomic segment contains:
- a CDS encoding acetyltransferase, whose protein sequence is MNLWIAGAGGVGREALDTALAAGVPVAGFLDDRGQGGTVRGLPVRAPKELPPGAAYLIGIADPAVRARLSVLLDGLGGRAETLVHPRAIVAPETELGPGCLVMGGAYVSSSVRIGAHCQVHYNATVGHDTVLADLVTVYPGGNVSGSVHAERGATVGSNAVVLQGRRLGRYAFVGAAAVVTRDVPAAATVIGSPARPMAGRGA, encoded by the coding sequence ATGAACCTGTGGATCGCCGGAGCCGGCGGCGTCGGCCGCGAGGCGCTGGACACCGCGCTCGCGGCCGGTGTCCCGGTGGCCGGGTTCCTCGACGACCGGGGGCAGGGCGGGACGGTGCGCGGCCTGCCGGTGCGGGCACCGAAGGAGCTGCCGCCCGGAGCGGCGTACCTGATCGGGATCGCCGATCCCGCCGTGCGGGCCCGGCTTTCGGTGCTGCTGGACGGCCTCGGCGGGCGCGCGGAGACCCTGGTGCACCCGAGGGCGATCGTCGCGCCGGAGACGGAGCTCGGCCCCGGCTGCCTGGTGATGGGGGGCGCGTACGTCTCCAGCAGCGTCCGGATCGGCGCGCACTGCCAGGTGCACTACAACGCGACGGTCGGTCACGACACGGTGCTGGCCGATCTGGTGACGGTCTATCCGGGCGGCAACGTGTCCGGCTCCGTGCACGCGGAGCGGGGCGCCACCGTCGGCAGCAACGCCGTGGTGCTGCAGGGCCGCAGACTGGGCCGGTACGCGTTCGTCGGCGCCGCCGCGGTGGTCACCCGGGACGTCCCGGCGGCTGCCACGGTGATCGGCTCCCCGGCCCGCCCGATGGCCGGCCGGGGGGCCTGA
- a CDS encoding tetratricopeptide repeat protein: MDPSLRAGEPPLPTSDWIRNLIDGQVTARDVIQAGRIDQLTVAAPQTGRIAAAGLPARSRTFAGRAEELAALLALLAPDDTRPPPAAPAVRPERTLPELMERHGLVPWPPPQPSGPDGHDEDDSGLIWEMATPDGRIVPIPDNLRMFAVRSPSGQLLPIRHALWEQPGAGAPAGPAPEPDPASVVLVTGPAGIGKTELALQAAHLARAGKLFPGGELFVDLHGYRPERSLDPVRALGVLLVALGVSATDLPAGEAERAQLYRSLLAERAAEGRPTLVLLDNAASAGQVEPLLPGDGLTRVIVTSRHSFAPSGAQLLELAALDGPAALDVLQLTVRAVLGKPDGRFAREPEAAAELTWFCQNLPVALRMLGALIAQDRDQPLHEVVAELADLGTLLDDIADDEQTLRALIELSYRQLPADQARLLRLLALPGGPVGITDAATLNGTSEKATRKLLRALVSAHLVESGGSQETRWSLPLLTELFVLGLPGEHTEAREALTRLTLHWVDTVHAVVRDLTATAPRAGQPVAVLRTRALQWLDDNWTTAFLLAGGDGPPDLRLLLCHGLESYLERRHLIGYAVGNALVAVQIARELPTAELVPEVAAGMPFRPVLRDALNSLGAALLDVRQVTEAITCFEEAIASAREDEDLFGEAQSLTGLGQALSGLGRLDETLAAYRRAVRLLTGLDRPGQLATVRAMLGRCLLRTGEPEEALREFRALLALPGRKTRGEAELGIAEALSALGRPTEAIATLRTALDHHEHHADERATNRVRIRLGEVLIAADEPAEAVEVLKLAELTASTSGDHRLTGRAWLQLARAFRRLEQPDRAVQLLRNAAGAAVRPLDAELLVQVGNAHLDAEGELPEAVQVVQAAAACLETLGDLAGARALLTQLADGLADSHDDESEDGPEVAAFVAELRAAERAVGRP; the protein is encoded by the coding sequence ATGGACCCGAGCCTACGTGCTGGGGAACCACCCCTGCCGACCTCGGACTGGATCCGGAACCTGATCGACGGCCAGGTCACCGCCCGGGACGTGATCCAGGCCGGCCGGATCGACCAGCTCACCGTCGCCGCCCCGCAGACCGGCCGGATCGCGGCGGCCGGCCTACCGGCCCGCAGCCGGACCTTCGCCGGGCGGGCGGAGGAGCTGGCCGCACTGCTGGCGCTGCTCGCCCCCGATGACACCCGGCCCCCGCCGGCGGCACCGGCGGTGCGCCCCGAGCGGACCCTGCCGGAACTGATGGAGCGCCATGGACTGGTGCCGTGGCCACCGCCGCAGCCCTCCGGGCCGGACGGCCACGACGAGGACGACTCCGGCCTGATCTGGGAAATGGCCACCCCGGACGGGCGCATCGTACCGATCCCGGACAACCTCAGGATGTTCGCCGTCCGCAGCCCGTCCGGCCAGTTGCTGCCGATCCGGCACGCGTTGTGGGAGCAGCCCGGGGCGGGCGCCCCGGCCGGTCCGGCCCCGGAGCCCGATCCCGCCTCGGTGGTGCTGGTGACCGGCCCGGCCGGGATCGGCAAGACCGAACTCGCCCTCCAGGCCGCGCACCTGGCCCGGGCCGGGAAGCTGTTCCCGGGCGGCGAACTCTTCGTGGACCTGCACGGCTACCGGCCGGAACGGAGCCTGGACCCGGTCCGGGCGCTCGGTGTCCTGCTGGTCGCCCTGGGCGTCTCCGCCACCGACCTCCCCGCCGGGGAGGCCGAACGGGCCCAGCTGTACCGCTCGCTGCTGGCGGAGCGGGCGGCCGAGGGGCGGCCCACCCTGGTGCTGCTCGACAACGCGGCCTCCGCCGGTCAGGTCGAACCGCTGCTGCCCGGCGACGGGCTGACCCGGGTGATCGTCACCTCGCGGCACTCCTTCGCACCGTCCGGCGCACAGCTGCTGGAGCTGGCGGCGCTGGACGGGCCGGCCGCGCTCGACGTGCTCCAGCTGACCGTCCGGGCCGTCCTGGGCAAGCCCGACGGCCGCTTCGCGCGGGAGCCCGAGGCCGCCGCCGAGCTCACCTGGTTCTGCCAGAACCTGCCGGTGGCGCTCCGGATGCTCGGTGCCCTGATCGCCCAGGACCGGGACCAGCCGCTGCACGAGGTGGTGGCGGAGCTCGCCGACCTCGGCACCCTGCTGGACGACATCGCCGACGACGAGCAGACCCTGCGGGCGCTGATCGAGCTGTCCTACCGTCAGCTGCCGGCGGACCAGGCCCGGTTGCTCCGGCTGCTGGCCCTCCCCGGCGGGCCGGTGGGCATCACCGACGCCGCGACGCTGAACGGGACCTCGGAGAAGGCCACCCGAAAACTGCTGCGCGCCCTGGTCAGTGCCCATCTGGTGGAGAGCGGCGGCTCGCAGGAGACCCGGTGGTCGCTGCCGTTGCTGACCGAGCTGTTCGTGCTCGGCCTCCCCGGGGAGCACACGGAAGCGCGGGAGGCGCTGACCCGGCTGACGCTGCACTGGGTGGACACCGTCCACGCGGTCGTCCGGGACCTGACCGCCACCGCCCCCAGGGCCGGGCAGCCGGTCGCGGTGCTCAGGACCCGGGCCCTGCAGTGGCTGGACGACAACTGGACGACCGCCTTCCTGCTGGCCGGGGGTGACGGCCCGCCGGATCTCCGGCTGCTGCTCTGCCACGGCCTGGAGAGCTACCTCGAGCGACGGCACCTGATCGGGTACGCGGTCGGGAACGCCCTGGTCGCCGTGCAGATCGCCCGGGAGCTGCCCACCGCCGAGCTGGTGCCGGAGGTGGCGGCGGGGATGCCGTTCCGTCCGGTGCTCCGGGACGCGCTCAACTCGCTCGGTGCGGCCCTGCTCGACGTCCGACAGGTGACGGAGGCCATCACCTGCTTCGAGGAGGCGATCGCCTCCGCCCGGGAGGACGAGGACCTGTTCGGCGAGGCCCAGTCGCTGACCGGCCTCGGGCAGGCCCTGTCCGGTCTGGGACGGCTCGACGAGACCCTGGCCGCATACCGGCGGGCCGTCAGGTTGCTCACCGGGCTGGACCGGCCCGGCCAACTCGCCACCGTCCGGGCCATGCTGGGCCGGTGCCTGCTCCGGACCGGGGAGCCCGAGGAGGCCCTGCGGGAGTTCCGTGCACTGCTCGCGCTGCCCGGCCGGAAGACCCGGGGCGAGGCCGAACTGGGCATCGCCGAGGCACTCTCGGCCCTCGGCCGGCCGACGGAGGCGATCGCCACCCTCCGCACGGCGCTGGACCACCACGAGCACCACGCGGACGAGCGGGCCACGAACCGGGTCCGGATCCGGCTCGGCGAGGTCCTGATCGCGGCGGACGAGCCCGCCGAGGCGGTCGAGGTCCTGAAGCTGGCCGAACTCACCGCTTCGACGAGCGGCGACCACCGGCTCACCGGCCGGGCCTGGCTGCAGCTCGCCCGGGCCTTCCGGCGCCTCGAACAGCCGGACCGAGCCGTGCAGTTGCTGCGGAACGCCGCCGGTGCGGCCGTCCGGCCGCTCGACGCCGAACTGCTGGTCCAGGTGGGCAACGCCCACCTGGACGCGGAGGGCGAGCTGCCGGAGGCCGTCCAGGTCGTGCAGGCCGCGGCCGCCTGCCTGGAGACCCTCGGCGACCTGGCGGGCGCCCGCGCACTCCTGACCCAGCTCGCCGACGGTCTGGCGGACTCCCACGACGACGAGAGCGAGGACGGGCCGGAGGTCGCGGCCTTCGTCGCCGAGCTGCGAGCGGCCGAACGCGCGGTCGGCCGCCCCTGA
- a CDS encoding NUDIX hydrolase, producing MAIPSFLAELRSFVGTRPLWLSGVGAVVRDDQGRVLLNRRSDSGRWSIVGGILDPGEQPADGLVREVFEETGLVVEPEALASVTVSPLLSYPNGDQAQYLDLTFRCRRVSGEARVNDDESLEVAWFAPSELPELDDYARYRLEVALAGKTETVFSFTPPTGDPA from the coding sequence ATGGCGATTCCTTCCTTCCTGGCGGAGCTGCGCTCCTTCGTCGGCACCCGTCCGCTCTGGCTCTCCGGCGTGGGGGCGGTGGTCCGGGACGACCAGGGCCGGGTGCTGCTCAACCGCCGCTCCGACTCCGGCCGTTGGTCGATCGTCGGGGGCATCCTCGATCCGGGTGAGCAGCCCGCCGACGGGCTGGTCCGAGAGGTGTTCGAGGAGACCGGCCTGGTGGTCGAGCCGGAGGCACTGGCCTCGGTGACGGTCTCGCCGCTGCTCAGCTACCCGAACGGGGACCAGGCCCAGTACCTGGACCTGACCTTCCGCTGCCGCCGGGTCTCCGGCGAGGCGCGGGTGAACGACGACGAGTCGCTGGAGGTGGCCTGGTTCGCCCCGAGCGAGCTGCCCGAGCTGGACGACTACGCCCGCTACCGGCTGGAGGTGGCGCTGGCCGGGAAGACCGAGACGGTGTTCTCCTTCACCCCGCCCACGGGCGACCCGGCCTGA
- a CDS encoding NAD-dependent epimerase/dehydratase family protein: MRVVVTGGAGFIGANLARALLARPEVDHVAVVDNLSTGSKANLAGLDVTLHEGTILDPALLDAAFAGADAVVHLAALPSVPRSVADPLASHHANATGTLEVLEAARRAGVGYLVAASSSSVYGANRELPKRETMRTAPMSPYAVSKLATEAYLAAYHHCYGLGVLPLRFFNVFGPLQPAGHAYAAVLPAFLDAALAGRPLTVHGDGGQSRDFTYVGTVTQVISEAVVRRVVHADPVNLAFGTRTTLLELIDELGSVLGLPLAAEHVEPRPGDVRDSQADNSRLRELFPEVVPVPLREGIERTAEWFRTL; encoded by the coding sequence ATGCGGGTGGTCGTGACCGGCGGAGCCGGTTTCATCGGGGCCAACCTCGCCCGGGCCCTGCTGGCCCGTCCCGAGGTGGACCACGTGGCCGTGGTCGACAACCTCAGCACCGGCAGCAAGGCCAACCTGGCCGGTCTGGACGTGACCCTGCACGAGGGCACCATCCTGGACCCGGCCCTGCTGGACGCCGCCTTCGCGGGCGCCGACGCGGTGGTGCACCTGGCCGCGCTGCCCTCGGTACCGCGCTCGGTGGCAGATCCGCTGGCCAGCCACCACGCCAACGCCACCGGCACCCTGGAGGTGCTGGAGGCGGCCCGCCGGGCGGGCGTCGGCTACCTGGTGGCGGCGTCCTCGTCCTCGGTCTACGGGGCCAACCGGGAGCTGCCCAAGCGGGAGACCATGCGGACGGCGCCGATGAGCCCGTACGCGGTCAGCAAGCTGGCCACCGAGGCGTACCTGGCGGCCTATCACCACTGTTACGGGCTGGGCGTGCTGCCGCTGCGGTTCTTCAACGTGTTCGGCCCGCTGCAGCCCGCCGGGCACGCGTACGCGGCCGTGCTGCCCGCCTTCCTCGACGCGGCGCTGGCCGGACGGCCGCTGACCGTGCACGGGGACGGCGGCCAGAGCCGGGACTTCACCTACGTCGGCACGGTCACCCAGGTGATCAGCGAGGCGGTGGTCCGGAGGGTGGTGCACGCCGACCCGGTGAACCTGGCCTTCGGCACCCGGACCACCCTGCTGGAGCTGATCGACGAGCTCGGCTCGGTGCTCGGCCTGCCGCTGGCCGCCGAGCACGTCGAGCCCAGGCCCGGTGACGTCCGGGACTCGCAGGCCGACAACAGCCGGCTCCGGGAGCTGTTCCCCGAGGTGGTGCCGGTGCCGCTGCGGGAGGGCATCGAACGCACCGCCGAGTGGTTCCGGACGCTCTGA
- a CDS encoding PTS sugar transporter subunit IIA domain-containing protein, translating into MERREDPRADVIPISQAPSAPHPGEPEPEAPRHPRPAGLGRVGVVLVSHSQRLAEAVAALAVGLTTGDPAAVAATGGSLADGLGTSAVLVAAAARRVDQGHGVAVLADLGSAVGTVRALLSDADEHGLPFPVRLADAPFVEGAVAAVATASAGGDLTAVLDAAEEMYRQRKL; encoded by the coding sequence ATGGAACGCCGGGAGGACCCCCGGGCCGATGTGATTCCCATCTCACAGGCCCCGTCCGCGCCACACCCCGGCGAGCCGGAACCCGAGGCTCCGCGGCACCCCCGGCCGGCCGGGCTCGGGCGGGTCGGCGTGGTGCTGGTCTCGCACAGCCAGCGGCTGGCCGAGGCGGTCGCCGCGCTCGCGGTCGGGCTCACCACCGGGGACCCGGCGGCCGTGGCCGCCACCGGGGGCAGCCTGGCGGACGGGCTCGGCACCAGCGCGGTCCTGGTCGCCGCGGCGGCCCGCCGGGTGGACCAGGGGCACGGGGTCGCGGTGCTGGCCGACCTGGGCAGCGCGGTCGGCACCGTCCGGGCGCTGCTCTCCGACGCGGACGAGCACGGTCTGCCGTTCCCGGTCCGGCTGGCGGACGCCCCGTTCGTGGAAGGGGCGGTGGCGGCGGTGGCCACCGCCAGCGCGGGCGGCGACCTGACGGCGGTGCTGGACGCGGCCGAGGAGATGTACCGCCAGCGCAAGCTCTGA
- a CDS encoding DUF397 domain-containing protein codes for MAGEIGTAVQGFGPKPELDLTGAEWLSSDQGDGAVQIAFVGEYIAMRDGREPDGPVLVFTPAEWRAFVLGARDGEFDPS; via the coding sequence GTGGCGGGCGAGATCGGGACGGCGGTCCAGGGGTTCGGCCCGAAGCCGGAACTGGACCTCACCGGGGCGGAGTGGCTCTCCAGCGACCAGGGCGACGGTGCGGTACAGATCGCCTTCGTCGGCGAGTACATCGCGATGCGCGACGGCCGGGAGCCGGACGGCCCGGTGCTGGTCTTCACCCCGGCCGAGTGGCGGGCCTTCGTGCTGGGCGCGCGGGACGGCGAGTTCGACCCGAGCTGA
- a CDS encoding acyl-CoA dehydrogenase family protein, which translates to MTVTDGTSPVADALARLPRVVDLLAARAEEHDRDATFPYQGIEAVHEAGLLNLTIGQRYGGPGGTLADTVQLLAQLGRGDASVAVLTAFTLLQHAEQARNGNWPAGVYRRLLTESRRGPALVNTLRAEPGGRLATVARWDGTGWRLTGRKTFCAGAEALAWLAVRARTDETVPRTGLFLVRGDSPGIELDPVWDQLGLRASAGHDVLLTDVAVPADAVVGLAGTPAEEPPADRLDRAWRELALSAVHLGVARAAQEWLVRFLGQRTPANLTEPLATVPRYRTAVAEIEASLIGAEELLYGLAARVDRGDQAAAARSGAAQLLINRTATAAVQQAVTLTGNPGLSRRHPLERYLRDVLSGRTHLASEDVILDGIARTTLG; encoded by the coding sequence ATGACCGTCACTGATGGCACCTCACCCGTCGCGGACGCCCTCGCCCGACTGCCCAGGGTGGTCGACCTGCTGGCGGCCCGGGCCGAGGAGCACGACCGGGACGCCACCTTCCCGTACCAGGGCATCGAGGCCGTGCACGAGGCCGGTCTGCTCAACCTGACCATCGGTCAGCGCTACGGCGGCCCCGGCGGCACGCTCGCCGACACCGTCCAGCTGCTCGCCCAACTCGGGCGCGGAGACGCCTCGGTGGCGGTGCTCACCGCCTTCACCCTGCTCCAGCACGCCGAGCAGGCCAGAAACGGCAACTGGCCGGCCGGGGTCTACCGCCGGCTGCTGACCGAATCCCGCCGCGGCCCGGCCCTGGTCAACACGCTGCGCGCGGAGCCGGGCGGCCGGCTGGCCACGGTGGCCCGCTGGGACGGCACCGGCTGGCGGCTGACCGGCCGGAAGACGTTCTGTGCGGGCGCCGAGGCACTGGCCTGGCTGGCGGTCCGGGCCAGGACCGACGAAACGGTTCCGCGGACCGGCCTGTTCCTGGTCCGCGGCGACAGCCCGGGCATCGAACTGGACCCGGTCTGGGACCAGTTGGGCCTGCGGGCGAGCGCCGGGCACGACGTGCTGCTGACCGACGTCGCGGTGCCCGCCGACGCGGTGGTCGGCCTGGCCGGCACCCCGGCCGAGGAGCCGCCCGCCGACCGGCTGGACCGGGCCTGGCGTGAACTCGCCCTCTCCGCCGTGCACCTGGGCGTCGCCCGGGCCGCCCAGGAGTGGCTGGTCCGGTTCCTCGGACAGCGGACTCCGGCCAATCTGACCGAGCCGCTGGCGACCGTGCCCCGCTACCGGACGGCGGTGGCCGAGATCGAAGCCTCGCTGATCGGCGCCGAAGAGCTCCTGTACGGCCTGGCCGCCCGGGTGGACCGCGGCGACCAGGCGGCCGCCGCCCGGTCCGGGGCGGCCCAGCTGCTGATCAACCGCACCGCCACCGCAGCCGTCCAACAGGCCGTCACCCTCACCGGCAACCCCGGCCTCAGCCGCCGCCACCCGCTGGAACGCTACCTCCGCGACGTCCTCAGCGGGCGCACCCACCTGGCGTCGGAAGACGTCATCCTCGACGGGATCGCGCGCACCACCCTGGGCTGA
- a CDS encoding aminoglycoside phosphotransferase family protein: protein MYSSATTGTPTQTRTALRPPTAAGGRPGQGPAPYRDPRALATARGLLPRQADQLAARNGTDRMQRGRALEAATADRLDPAALQTPAVRAALANIARICPGFLPRQVLREGSRHILIAGTIGRAPVVAKCLAPQALRSEHAEQLIERFHHEVSVYRAFVRHRPPVRLPRLVAADHDRCVLVMERVPGRQAARERHPVSAPTPGELRAVLGSIRSLNLWRPPTDVFGKPLDYQLEISRFHSVGQLTDRDAGDLRALLHGLAGSPLQLCHGDALLGNILLAPSGPVLVDWEQAGWYLPGYDLAVLWSVLSGDSAARRQISQLAQSGGTVARDAFLVNLVLVLMREIRLHDVPGAGEEQRIMIRRLYDDAALARRAVRTAVGTR, encoded by the coding sequence ATGTACTCCTCAGCGACCACCGGCACCCCCACCCAGACCCGTACCGCGCTGCGCCCCCCCACCGCAGCCGGCGGTCGCCCCGGTCAGGGTCCGGCCCCGTACCGCGACCCGAGGGCGCTGGCCACCGCACGCGGCCTGCTCCCCCGTCAGGCCGACCAACTGGCCGCCCGCAACGGCACCGACCGGATGCAGCGCGGCCGCGCCCTCGAGGCCGCCACCGCCGACCGGCTCGACCCCGCCGCCCTGCAGACCCCCGCCGTACGGGCCGCGCTCGCCAACATCGCGCGGATATGCCCTGGCTTCCTTCCCCGCCAGGTCCTGCGGGAAGGCAGCCGACACATCCTGATCGCCGGCACCATCGGCCGGGCACCCGTGGTCGCCAAGTGCCTTGCCCCGCAGGCGCTTCGCAGCGAGCACGCCGAGCAGTTGATCGAACGCTTCCACCACGAGGTCTCGGTCTACCGGGCCTTCGTCCGGCACCGTCCGCCGGTCCGGCTGCCCCGGCTGGTGGCCGCCGACCACGACCGCTGCGTGCTGGTCATGGAGCGGGTACCGGGCCGTCAGGCCGCCCGCGAGCGGCACCCGGTGAGCGCGCCGACCCCCGGCGAGCTGCGCGCCGTACTCGGCTCGATCCGCTCGCTGAACCTCTGGCGGCCGCCGACCGACGTGTTCGGCAAGCCGCTCGACTACCAGCTGGAGATCTCCCGCTTCCACTCGGTCGGCCAGCTCACCGACCGGGACGCGGGCGACCTGCGGGCCCTGCTGCACGGCCTGGCCGGCAGCCCGCTCCAGCTCTGCCACGGCGACGCGCTGCTCGGCAACATCCTGCTCGCGCCGTCCGGCCCGGTCCTGGTCGACTGGGAGCAGGCCGGCTGGTACCTGCCCGGGTACGACCTGGCGGTGCTCTGGAGCGTCCTCTCCGGGGACTCGGCCGCCCGCCGCCAGATCAGCCAACTCGCCCAGTCCGGCGGGACGGTGGCGCGGGACGCGTTCCTGGTCAACCTGGTGCTGGTACTGATGCGGGAGATCCGCCTGCACGACGTGCCGGGCGCGGGCGAGGAGCAGCGCATCATGATCCGCCGGCTCTACGACGACGCAGCGCTCGCCCGCCGGGCGGTCCGCACTGCGGTGGGCACGCGCTGA
- a CDS encoding DNA-binding protein NsdB yields MSKGPNARFADLFALTGWSKGELARLVNRRGAAMGQQQLSTDTSRVRRWMEQGEIPRDPVPRLLAAVFTERLGRVVTTEDLGLERHRPTRSGSTPSAEPWEPDRTAEVLTEFTGMDLMLNRRGLVGAGTALAAGTVIGDNLYDWMRGADVASAAERPGPRRIITQGGPRPVVDVYEPGPVGAEEVTALERSVEVFRAWDASRGGGLQRKAVVGQLNEVGGLLTHDLRPEVKQRLWIVAANLAVLAGWMSHDVGLEPTAQRYFVIAAQAAKEADDRPRAGEAISRAARQMLHLGRADDALELMQLARASSGDRMLPQTRAMLHTVEAWAQAALGRAEATRRVLGEAEELFVQHSDLAVPTWMATFNEAELHGMQALVYRTLAEHDPGAARLAEQHAQRAMDLRATTGRERSSLLDEITLASVYWLSGEPEGALTHAKLALNSIGQTSSTRTWDRLREMYRLSSRYQGVPAVAELRAEIHAVLPEPRREA; encoded by the coding sequence GTGAGCAAGGGGCCGAACGCCAGATTCGCCGACCTCTTCGCCCTGACCGGTTGGTCGAAGGGCGAGTTGGCGAGGCTGGTGAACCGGCGCGGTGCGGCGATGGGACAGCAGCAGCTGTCCACCGACACCTCGCGGGTACGGCGCTGGATGGAGCAGGGGGAGATCCCCCGCGATCCGGTGCCGAGACTGCTGGCCGCCGTGTTCACCGAGCGGCTCGGCCGTGTCGTCACCACTGAGGACCTCGGTCTGGAACGACACCGGCCCACCAGGTCCGGCAGCACGCCGTCAGCAGAGCCCTGGGAGCCGGATCGGACGGCTGAAGTCCTCACCGAGTTCACGGGAATGGACCTCATGCTCAACCGACGCGGACTGGTGGGCGCGGGCACCGCGCTCGCCGCGGGAACGGTCATCGGCGACAACCTCTACGACTGGATGCGGGGCGCCGACGTGGCGTCGGCGGCCGAACGGCCGGGCCCGCGCAGGATCATCACCCAGGGCGGGCCCCGGCCGGTGGTCGACGTCTACGAGCCGGGCCCGGTGGGCGCGGAGGAAGTGACCGCGCTGGAGCGGTCGGTGGAGGTCTTCCGGGCCTGGGACGCGTCCCGGGGCGGCGGCCTGCAGCGCAAGGCGGTGGTCGGCCAGCTGAACGAGGTCGGCGGGCTGCTCACCCACGACCTGCGGCCCGAGGTGAAGCAGCGGCTCTGGATCGTGGCCGCCAACCTGGCGGTGCTGGCGGGCTGGATGTCGCACGACGTGGGCCTGGAGCCCACCGCGCAGCGGTACTTCGTGATCGCCGCGCAGGCGGCCAAGGAGGCGGACGACCGGCCGCGGGCGGGCGAGGCGATCTCCCGGGCCGCCCGGCAGATGCTCCATCTCGGCCGGGCCGACGACGCGTTGGAGCTGATGCAGCTGGCCCGGGCCAGCAGCGGTGACCGGATGCTGCCGCAGACCAGAGCCATGCTGCACACCGTGGAGGCGTGGGCGCAGGCCGCGCTCGGCCGGGCGGAGGCCACCCGCCGGGTGCTCGGCGAGGCGGAGGAGCTGTTCGTCCAGCACAGCGACCTGGCGGTGCCGACCTGGATGGCCACCTTCAACGAGGCCGAGCTGCACGGGATGCAGGCGCTGGTCTACCGGACGCTGGCGGAGCACGACCCGGGCGCGGCCCGGCTGGCCGAGCAGCACGCGCAGCGCGCGATGGACCTGCGGGCGACCACCGGCCGGGAGCGCTCCAGCCTGCTCGACGAGATCACCCTGGCCTCGGTCTACTGGCTCTCCGGCGAGCCGGAGGGGGCACTGACCCACGCCAAGCTGGCGCTCAACTCGATCGGCCAGACCTCCTCGACCCGGACCTGGGACCGGCTGCGCGAGATGTACCGGCTGTCCAGCCGCTACCAGGGCGTGCCGGCGGTGGCCGAGCTGCGGGCGGAGATCCACGCGGTGCTGCCCGAGCCCCGTCGCGAGGCGTGA